Proteins from one Acropora muricata isolate sample 2 chromosome 9, ASM3666990v1, whole genome shotgun sequence genomic window:
- the LOC136927667 gene encoding uncharacterized protein, with product MCGSLLSKFEGPNNAVDPEKNTLGDLKCVKSKKEDATGDKIYFEDRDLWKAADSMSHQRQGKTSRNSNEELLEEKTNELNPEKPVLPAINSRENTKPIVARNQEHLLESAREILGVRANDECSSFNTDAVHPLSSVCSNLPDIKTAVAFDIPASDERTVNPPSRVPRRLRKSRKVVPEINLLDMKEKLRAAEERKLKELEKIRGRARSRVGITRPHRADVCAQVTKEKIAAKQVAAEKKRIEEITKRKEGGQKASKGRNRIAEAKAFAKSQLESSIGRKLEETQQRKEKKQKTVDKQKKLKDKYAKKVKERVTKFRKEEEEDALAGLKGLETFVASDSEDECWGDKKEDKVVYEWQDFFN from the exons ATGTGTGGGTCGCTTTTATCCAAGTTTGAAGGGCCTAACAACGCAGTTGATCCGGAGAAGAATACCCTCGGCGACCTCAAGTGCGTCAAAAGTAAGAAGGAAGATGCGACTGGGGACAAGATATACTTTGAAGATAGAGATCTGTGGAAGGCGGCAGATTCTATGTCCCATCAACGTCAaggcaaaacatcgaggaacagtaACGAAGAACTACTAGAAGAGAAAACTAATGAGTTGAATCCGGAAAAGCCAGTTCTTCCTGCTATAAACTCAAGGGAAAACACCAAGCCCATTGTTGCACGCAACCAAGAACATCTGTTGGAAAGTGCACGTGAAATCCTGGGAGTGCGAGCAAATGATGAATGCTCAAGCTTTAACACTGATGCAGTACACCCCTTGAGCTCAGTTTGTTCCAATCTACCAGATATAAAAACAGCAGTAGCCTTTGACATTCCAGCTTCCGATGAGAGGACAGTTAATCCTCCCTCAAGAGTACCACGACGTTTAAGAAAAAGCAGAAAAGTGGTTCCTGAAATAAACTTGCTAGATATGAAAGAGAAATTGCGCGCTGCTGAAGAAAGAAAGCTAAAGGAATTGGAGAAGATTAGAGGCCGCGCACGCAGCAGGGTTGGAATAACCCGACCACATCGCGCAGATGTGTGTGCGCAAGTCACAAAGGAAAAGATTGCTGCCAAGCAAGTTGCGGCAGAGAAGAAACGGATCGAAGAAATTACAAAGCGAAAAGAAGGTGGTCAAAAAGCATCTAAAGGCAGGAATAGAATAGCAGAAGCTAAAGCATTTGCTAAGTCGCAACTTGAATCAAGTATTGGACGGAAGCTGGAAGAAACTCAGCAAAGAAAGGAGAAGAAGCAGAAGACCGTTGACAAGCAAAAGAAGCTTAAAGACAAATACGCAAAGAAAGTCAAGGAAAGG gtcACTAAATTCAGgaaagaggaggaagaagatgCTCTAGCTGGACTAAAAGGGTTGGAAACCTTTGTTGCCTCTGACAGCGAAGATGAGTGCTGGGGAGACAAAAAAGAAGATAAAGTCGTTTACGAATGGCAGGATTTCTTTAACTAG